From one Raphanus sativus cultivar WK10039 unplaced genomic scaffold, ASM80110v3 Scaffold2250, whole genome shotgun sequence genomic stretch:
- the LOC130505406 gene encoding actin-depolymerizing factor 3-like: MANAASGMAVHDDCKLKFLELKAKRTYRFIVYKIEEQQKQVVVEKLGEPGQSHDDFAASLPADECRYAIFDFDFVTAENCQKSKIFFIAWSPDTARVRSKMIYASSKDRFKRELDGIQVELQATDPTEMDLDIFKSRAN, from the exons ATG GCTAATGCAGCGTCTGGAATGGCAGTCCACGATGACTGCAAGCTCAAGTTTCTCGAACTCAAGGCCAAGAGGACTTACCGTTTCATCGTGTACAAGATCGAGGAGCAGCAGAAGCAAGTGGTTGTAGAGAAACTCGGCGAACCTGGTCAATCACATGATGACTTTGCAGCAAGTCTTCCAGCCGATGAATGCCGATACGCCATCTTCGATTTTGATTTCGTCACTGCTGAGAATTGCCAGAAGAGCAAGATTTTCTTCATCGCATG GTCTCCGGACACAGCAAGAGTGAGAAGCAAAATGATCTATGCGAGCTCTAAGGACAGGTTCAAGAGAGAGCTAGATGGGATTCAAGTAGAGCTTCAAGCAACCGATCCGACTGAGATGGATCTCGACATTTTCAAAAGCCGAGCCAATTGA
- the LOC130505407 gene encoding actin-depolymerizing factor 4: MANAASGMAVHDDCKLRFLELKAKRTHRFIVYKIEEKQKQVVVEKVGEPILSYEDFAASLPAEECRYAIYDFDFVTVENCQKSKIFFIAWCPDVAKVRSKMIYASSKDRFKRELDGIQVELQATDPTEMDLDVFKSRVN; the protein is encoded by the exons ATG gCTAACGCGGCTTCGGGGATGGCAGTCCATGATGACTGCAAGCTCAGGTTTCTTGAACTCAAGGCCAAAAGGACACACCGTTTCATTGTCTACAAGATCGAGGAGAAGCAGAAGCAAGTGGTTGTTGAGAAAGTTGGTGAGCCTATTCTGTCCTACGAGGATTTCGCTGCTAGCCTCCCTGCTGAAGAATGCCGTTACGCCATTTATGATTTCGACTTTGTCACTGTCGAGAACTGCCAGAAGAGCAAGATTTTCTTCATTGCTtg GTGTCCGGATGTAGCAAAGGTGAGAAGCAAGATGATCTACGCGAGCTCCAAGGACAGGTTCAAGCGTGAGCTTGATGGGATTCAAGTGGAGCTTCAGGCAACTGATCCAACTGAGATGGATCTCGATGTTTTCAAAAGCCGCGTCAACTAA